The nucleotide sequence CCCGGAGGTCGCCGACATCCTGCTCGAGCGCGCGCAGGAGCTCGGGATCCCGTTCCGCTTCGAGGGCGTCGAGTTCGGCGTCACCGAGCGCACCCCGGGCGTCGGCGGGCAGCAGCTGTCCATCCGCGGCTTGGCCGCCGAGTACGAGGAGCTGCTGCTGCCGCTGCTCGGCGCGCATCAGGCGCAGAACGCCTCGGTGGCCGTCGCCGCCGTCGAGGCCTTCGTGGGCGGCGGGGAGCGCGCCCTGGATCTCGAGGTCGTGCGCGACGCCTTCGCCGCCGTGACCTCGCCCGGGCGGCTCGAGCTGATGCAGCCGTCGCCGCCGGTGATCCTGGACGCCGCCCACAACCCGCACGGGGTCCGGGCCAGCGCCGAGGGGCTCGTGGAGGCCTTCCACCCCGAGCGGCTCTACGCCGTGGTGGGGGTGCTCGCCGAGAAGGACGTCGACGGCGTCCTGCGGGCCCTGCACGACGGCTACGACCACGCCCGAACCCAGTGGTGGTTCACCCGCTCGTCCTCGCCGCGGGCCGTGGATCCCGAGCAGCTCGCGGAGGCCGCGATCGCCCTGGGCTTCGACGAGGCCGCCGTGCGCATCTCGTCGAGCATCGGCGAGGCCATCGAGGAGGCCCTGTCGGCCGCACGCTCGGAATCGGCCTCGGATTCCGAGGGCAAGGGCGAGTCGGCCGTGCTGGTCACCGGCTCCATCACCGTCGTGGGCGAGGCCCGCGAGATCCTGGGGAGGTGAGAGCCGTGGCGCAGAAGCAGCGCAGGCTCAGCCGCAAGCAGCAGCAGTGGCGCCCGGGGCAGCGCAAGAAGCCGTCCTCGGTCATGGTCATGTTCGGGGCCACCACGCTGCTCATGGAGGCCTTCGTGGTGTTCTTCGGCGGACTGGCGGCCTTCGGGATCTGGGGCGCTGGACACCCCGGACGCGTGCCCGTGCTGATCGGGGCCGCCGTGCTGGGGATCGTCTTCGTGGTCGGCTCCGGCACCGTGAGCCGTCCGTGGGGCCCGGCCTTCGGCTGGATCCTGCAGCTCGTGATGCTGGCCACCGGATTCGTGTTCCCGCCTATGTTCCTGGTGGGCGTGCTGTTCGTGCTGTGCTGGTGGTACTCGCTGCGCACCGGCCGGCGCCTGGACCGCGAGAAGCGGCAGCGCTACGAGGCCGAGCTCGAGTGGGATCGGCGCCACGGGCTGGGCTGACAGGCTCCGCAGCGACGGCGAGGGCGGCGACCGCATCACGCGGTCGCCGCCCTCGCCGTCTCGTCCGGGGAGCGGGATTGGACGTCAGTACGCGCCGCGCGCCGTGACCACGGCACGGACCGTCTTCACGAGGATCAGCAGGTCCTGGACCATCGACCACTGCTCGACGTACAGCAGGTCCAGGCGCACCGAGTCCTCCCAGGAGAGGTTGGAGCGGCCGGAGACCTGCCACAGCCCGGTCAGTCCGGGGCGCACCAGCAGACGGCCCCGGGTGGGGGTGTCGTAGGCGGCGACCTCGCGCGGCAGCGGAGGGCGCGGGCCCACCAGGGACATCTCGCCGCGCAGGATGTTGAGCAGCTGGGGCAGCTCGTCCAGGCTCGTGCGCCGCAGGAAGGCCCCGACGCGCGTCATGCGCGGGTCGTGCTCGAGCTTGAACAGACCCTCGCGGCCGAGCTGCTCGCGCAGCATGAGCTCCCCCAGGCGCTCCTCGGCGTCGACCACCATGGTGCGCAGCTTGAGGATCTGGAAGGAGCGGCCGTCGCGGCCCACGCGCTCCTGGCGGAACAGGGCCGGGCCGGGGCTGTCCAGGCGGATCAGCAAGCACAGCACGAGCAGCAGGGGAGCCACCAGGATCAGGCCGATCGCCGAGACCACGACATCGAAGATCCGCTTGGCGGCCACCCGCCAGCCGCTGTTCTCCGGAGCCGGGATCTGGATCATCGGCATGCCCGCCAGGGGCTGGTGCACCGTGTGCGGGGAGGTGATCCCCAGCAGCGAGGGCGCCATGACCAGGGTGATCCCGGCCTGGTGCAGGCCCCAGGTCAGCTCGCGCAGGGTCTGGCTGGGCAGCGGATCCGCCCCGGCCAGGGCCACGGCCTCGGCGTCGGTGGCGCGGGCCATGCGGATGATGCCCGGCACGTCCTGCCGACCGCGCAGGGCGGGCAGGTCATCGTCCCGGGGCGCAGCGCCGTCCGGGATGACCAGCCCGACCGGGCGGTAGCCGGCCGAATGGGTCCTGCGCATGGTCTGCCCGACCACGTGGGTCGCCTCGGCTGAGCCGACCAGCAGGACGCGTCGAAGCCCATGGCCCTGGGCGCGAGCCGCGTCCAGCCGGCGGCGCACGAACCGGCGCCCGAGCAGGAGCAGCAGCACACCCAGGGGGAACAGCGCGATCACGTAGCCGCGGGCCAGCTGCAGGAAGGCCAGGTAGCTGAGCGTGGTGACCAGGAGGTAGACCGCCACCGAGCCGTTGACGACAGCGCGGTACTCCTCCGACCCGGTGCCCAGCAGACGGATGCTGCGGGAGTCGGCCAGACCCAGGACGGCCCACCAGAGGCCCACGATGATCAGCGAGATCGCCGCGTAGGAATGGCCGTCGGGGCTGCTGGCGCCGGGCTGCGGGCCGAAGCGCAGCAGATGGCTCAGCACAGCGGCCGCAGACAGCGCGAGAAGATCCATGAGCCGCACGGCGCCCACGAGTCGGCTGTGCCAGGGCAGTCCGGGGGAGCCCTCAGCACCGCGGGGGTCGAAAGGACCCTGCGGTGTCGCGGCAGCGACGCTGTGGTCTGCGGAAGACTGCTTCAATGGAGGAACCTGCGGATCGCGTGGGGGGAATCGCGAGGGGACGGCGGGGGTGCGTCCGGAGCCGGTGGTGGGGGGCCGGCGTCCATGCGAATGCATTCAGCCTACGGCGGTTGCCCCCATGCGTCGCCTCATCAGGCAAGATAGTGGATCGCTCTTCAGGGGGCAAAGCCTGTCCGAGGGCTGATCGCATGCAGCGAAGCGGGAGGGAGCCGGATGATCCGCGTGCTGGCAGTGTGCACGGGCAACGTGTGCCGTTCGCCATATCTGCAGGTCGTGCTGGGCTCAGCCCTCGAGCAGGCGGCCCCCGGCGGGTTCGAGGTGACCAGCACCGGCACCGGGGCGCTTGCGGGGGCACCGGCGGATCCCGGCACCCGGGTCGAGCTCGAACGGCGCGGACTCAGCGCCCATGGCATTCGGGCCCGTCAGATGGCGGCGGCCGAGCTGGAGGCCTCCGATCTGGTCCTGACCGCCGAGCGCTCCCATGTGGAGCAGGTGCTCGAGCTCTCGCCGCGCATGCTCAAGCGGACGTTCACCCTGCCGGAGTTCGCGGCCCTGCTCGAGCAGCTGTCGGCCTCCGGCCCCGTCGAGTCCCTGCGTCCCGGGGCGGCCCCGCGCCGCACCGAGCAGCGCTGGCGTCGGCTCCCCGAGGTGCTCTCGGCGCGGCGCGCCCGGCTCGGCGAGCCTGCCCCGGAGATCGCGGATCCGTACCGTCGCGGGCAGGAGGCATTCCGCTCGATGGCCGCCGAGATCGACGACTCCGTCCGGCGCATCGTCGGCTGGGAGCGCTCCATGCGTGCGGAGCCTGGTGGGGGCGGGTTCACGCAGCCGTGAGGGAGCGGGTCAGCTCGAGAGCTGGGAGTCCCCCGAGCTCTCGAGCGCGCCGAGCTCGAGGAGGTCCTCGATCGCCCGGTGCACGAGCATCTCGGCGTCCTGCGGGGCCCCGGGGAGTCCGAGCAGCTCGGCCACGAGCTCGTCCCTGCTGCGCCAGCCGAGGCAGTCGAACCACAGCTGCGGTCCGAGGCCGACCAGGCAGTGGAAGTGCTCATCGCGCAGCAGCAGGAGCGTGGGCGACAGCGGGTCCGTGAGCATCACGGCGTCGTCCACGGGGACGCTGCGCAGCATGCCCGGTTCTGGGGGCGCAGCGTCCTCGAATCGCAGCTGCTCGTGGGGCACGGGCTCCCAGGGGGCTCGTGCCGGCTCCGCGGCCTCGCCCACCGCCTCCTCGCCCCCCAGCAGGCGCTCGGCGAGCCCGAGCAGCTCATGCTGCTCGGAGTACTCCAGGGCCCAGGCGCCGCCCAGGCGCTCGAGGGTGCGGATCAGCAGGACGAGACCCCGGTCCATCTGCGACAGCGACGAGGTCTGGGGCACCAGGTGCTCGAGCGCCTCGAGCAGGGGCATCCTGCGCAGCCGGGGAGCGGAGCCGTCCGGCTCGCGTCGGCGCAGCAGCACGCCCAGGATGTGAAGCCTCGAGGGCACGGGCTCGAGCAGGCCGAGCTCATCCGGGCCGACCTGGTCCTTGGGGCGGCGGCCGTGCGGGCGCAGCACGGACAGCGGCTTGGGGAACGGGGAGATGCTCAGGGTGCTCGGCTCGATCACCGAGGTCTCATCGCTCAGGTAGCCGAAGCTGCGCCCGAGGGTCCCGGTCGCAGTGGTCTTGCCGGTGCCGCTGGGGGCGGCCAGC is from Kocuria palustris and encodes:
- a CDS encoding bifunctional folylpolyglutamate synthase/dihydrofolate synthase, which encodes MGASALSQDDSVWASPSVGSVEDVYRQLLARAPESAMEPRMEAVEQAVELLGDPHRAAPVIHITGTNGKTSTARMIEALLLSQDLRVGRYTSPHLESVTERICLDGSPVTEETFVRVFAEIAPLISVVDSGLEAEGKQRLTYFELLTVLGFAIFADAPVDIVVLEVGLGGQWDATNVADAAVSVITPIDLDHTELLGDTVEDIAHEKAGILKPEGFLISAAQVPEVADILLERAQELGIPFRFEGVEFGVTERTPGVGGQQLSIRGLAAEYEELLLPLLGAHQAQNASVAVAAVEAFVGGGERALDLEVVRDAFAAVTSPGRLELMQPSPPVILDAAHNPHGVRASAEGLVEAFHPERLYAVVGVLAEKDVDGVLRALHDGYDHARTQWWFTRSSSPRAVDPEQLAEAAIALGFDEAAVRISSSIGEAIEEALSAARSESASDSEGKGESAVLVTGSITVVGEAREILGR
- a CDS encoding DUF4233 domain-containing protein; translated protein: MAQKQRRLSRKQQQWRPGQRKKPSSVMVMFGATTLLMEAFVVFFGGLAAFGIWGAGHPGRVPVLIGAAVLGIVFVVGSGTVSRPWGPAFGWILQLVMLATGFVFPPMFLVGVLFVLCWWYSLRTGRRLDREKRQRYEAELEWDRRHGLG
- a CDS encoding sugar transferase — translated: MKQSSADHSVAAATPQGPFDPRGAEGSPGLPWHSRLVGAVRLMDLLALSAAAVLSHLLRFGPQPGASSPDGHSYAAISLIIVGLWWAVLGLADSRSIRLLGTGSEEYRAVVNGSVAVYLLVTTLSYLAFLQLARGYVIALFPLGVLLLLLGRRFVRRRLDAARAQGHGLRRVLLVGSAEATHVVGQTMRRTHSAGYRPVGLVIPDGAAPRDDDLPALRGRQDVPGIIRMARATDAEAVALAGADPLPSQTLRELTWGLHQAGITLVMAPSLLGITSPHTVHQPLAGMPMIQIPAPENSGWRVAAKRIFDVVVSAIGLILVAPLLLVLCLLIRLDSPGPALFRQERVGRDGRSFQILKLRTMVVDAEERLGELMLREQLGREGLFKLEHDPRMTRVGAFLRRTSLDELPQLLNILRGEMSLVGPRPPLPREVAAYDTPTRGRLLVRPGLTGLWQVSGRSNLSWEDSVRLDLLYVEQWSMVQDLLILVKTVRAVVTARGAY